From the genome of Chelmon rostratus isolate fCheRos1 chromosome 1, fCheRos1.pri, whole genome shotgun sequence, one region includes:
- the ubl7b gene encoding ubiquitin-like protein 7b: MIEMASSDWQLSLKLVDQPKSIFHFPEMMPGDVSPGGYRVATLKQLVAAQFPDSIPDPELIELVHCGRKLKDDLTLDASGIQPGSTVHILKKTWAEPESSPEPVNRATAAREFRVFHAALHSLNSAYRDSVYKMLTNKESLDQIIVATPGLRSDPVALGVLQDKDLFVQFTDPNMLDVLISSHPALVNAIILVLHSVAGSMPTQSSASSSRNVSASSYSDMPGGFMFEGMSDDEEDIQSGSPAGPSSRAGGSAGIRPVSLSHSGATGPRPITQSELATALALASTPDSSAVTPTTSSQADPSSSVAPMPAGTPVSNDLFSQALQQALQASNMSALQGRWQSQMQQLRDMGIQDEELMLRALQATDGDIQAALELIFAGGPGL, from the exons ATG ATAGAGATGGCTTCTTCAGATTGGCAGCTGTCTTTGAAGCTGGTGGATCAGCCTAAATCCATCTTCCACTTCCCCGAGATGATGCCGGGGGATGTTTCACCGGGAGGATACAGGGTCGCTACTTTAAAGCAACTTGTGGCAGCACAGTTTCCGGACTCCATCCCAGACCCTGAACTCATAG AGCTGGTCCACTGTGGGCGGAAACTTAAGGATGACCTAACACTGGACGCCAGCGGGATCCAGCCGGGATCCACCGTACACATCCTGAAAAAGACTTGggcagagccagagagcagTCCAG AGCCTGTGAACAGAGCCACTGCAGCCAGGGAGTTCAGGGTGTTTCATGCTGCTCTTCACTCTCTCAACTCTGCCTACAGAGACTCA GTATATAAAATGCTGACAAATAAAGAGTCTCTGGATCAGATCATTGTGGCAACACCAGGGCTCAGGTCAGACCCAGTTGCCCTAG GGGTGCTCCAAGACAAAGATCTCTTCGTGCAGTTCACAGACCCCAACATGCtggatgt GTTGATCAGTTCACACCCAGCCCTCGTCAATGCCATCATCCTGGTCCTGCACTCCGTGGCGGGCAGTATGCCCACGCAGTCCAGTGCCAGCTCTTCTCGCAACGTCTCTGCCAGTTCTTACAGTGACATGCCAG GAGGCTTCATGTTTGAGGGAATGTCTGACGATGAGGAAGATATCCAGTCC GGGAGCCCAGCAGGTCCttccagcagagcaggaggctCAGCAGGAATCCGTCCAGTCTCTCTGAGCCACAGTGGAGCGACGGGCCCTCGACCAATAACGCAGAGCGAGCTGGCGACAGCTTTGGCCCTCGCCAGCACTCCTGACAGCAGCGCGGTCACTCCAACCACTTCAAGCCAG GCGGACCCCTCCAGTAGTGTAGCCCCAATGCCAGCAGGGACCCCAGTCAGCAACGATCTTTTCAGCCAGGCTCTACAGCAAGCTCTGCAAGCCTCCAACATGTCTGCTCTACAG gGCCGATGGCAGTCCcagatgcagcagctcaggGACATGGGGATCCAGGATGAGGAGTTGATGCTGAGGGCGCTGCAGGCCACAGATGGTGACATCCAGGCTGCCCTGGAGCTCATATTTGCTGGAGGTCCAGGACTGTGA